The Planctellipticum variicoloris DNA window GTTTCTCCATCAATTCAGGCTGAACGATCAGCCTGGCCTGGATCTGTTGCCATTGGAGAGCCCGTTGCCCGGCGGACTCGTTACCCCAGTCGACCTGAAACGCTTGCATCAGCTGGGGAATCTGCGCCAGAACGGTGAGCAACCGGTCATCCTGTTCCAGATGCCGTTGGACCATGTCGAGTAATTCCAGGTCGACGTGCGCCGTTGAAGCGGCTCGGGCCTGTTCAACCTGTTGCTGCAAGTCCCGCGTCAACCGCTCGAAAACCTCAGGCATGGAGTCCGTCTCCGTGAGACGGCGAAAGCGGATCCCATGCAAGTTGGCCACGGCGTTCTTCCAGTAGGTTGCCGTGGCCTGACGGGTCCGCCCCTGTTGAAGGGCGAAGTTGGCCGAGTCAGGGTTTGCAATTTGACCTCTCAGCTGCTGAGTAACGGAGGAGCCCGCCGGAAGTGGGAAATAGAGCCCGCGCTCCGGCTGCATGGCTCTTTCGCCGGCCTTGGTGGCCATGATTGCAATTCCCACGGCGATGAAGGTCTTCCAGTCCAGCCACGTTTCCGCCTGATGTGTGCGTGCTGGCTTTAGGCGCTGTTCGAGGCTGTTTCCCAGCCACAACAGGGACAACACAATGACCAGACCGCACAGGATCCAACCGCACAATGTGACGGTCTCGCTTGCGGCGTGGATGTCACTGTTCCACCAGCGAGTGACCGCCCAGCCCATCATCAGGATCACAATAGCCACGACGCCCCCTGCCAGCAGCACGGCCGAGCCGATCCAGGGAGGGCGTGACGGACGTTTCTCCGGGGGCTGGGGCTTTGTGGATGAAGTCTCAGCGGACCGACCGGCGATAGGATCAAGACTCGATCCAGATTCAGAGGGTTGCATCAGGAGCTCCAGTGAGTGGTGTTGGAATGGGAAGGGAGACAGCGGTTCGAATGGCAGCCTGCCGTCCCGCTGCGGGAACCAGACCATCCGCCGCGGACGATGCGCATCGTCATCAGTTCAAAGTGCTACTCATAGTCCGTGGAGCGATACTCATTGTCAACATTCCAATGTCCGCATGGTCAAGCGAGCGGCGGACATCCTGGAGCGGTTTGGAGAGCGCGTCCGCGTGCTGCGGAAGGAATCCGGCTATTCCCAGGAGAGTTTTGCCGCGGCGTGCGGCCTCGATCGGACCTACATCGGCGGGATCGAGCGGGGCGAGCGGAATGTCGCCCTGCGGAATATCGAGACCATCGCCCGGGCGCTGGGGATCACGCTGGCCGAGCTGATGGACGACCTCTGAAGGTCCGCCCGTCAGCGGTTCGATGGAATTAGGACGACGACTGGAACCTGATCGCGAGGCGGCCTCTCGGGAATCGATTCCTGCAGCGGGGCGTCTGAC harbors:
- a CDS encoding helix-turn-helix domain-containing protein codes for the protein MVKRAADILERFGERVRVLRKESGYSQESFAAACGLDRTYIGGIERGERNVALRNIETIARALGITLAELMDDL